From the genome of Leishmania major strain Friedlin complete genome, chromosome 35:
TCCTGTTCTGGAGtagagagagcggcagcggcggctgtctGCTTTTCTCTGCTTTGGGGGCATGACACCTCGTCCAGCAGTCTCGAGAGAAGGTGACGGTGTTGCTCTGCCTCCATGCGACGCTtgtgctcctgctgcagctggcgctgaAGCTCGTGCATTGCACCCtcggcgtcggtggcggAACAGCACGCATCTAGCCTCCAGCGAGAGGCCAAGCCGAGCAAGCCGTTCGCTTCCTGTTGCGGTTCCGTGCGATTGCCATTGACGAGAGGGCCAGCCTTGTTCTGAACTTGGTGGGCGCAgccgatgccggcggtcCCTCCGTTCGACACCGGCTGCTGAGGAGCCGGAAGGTCATGATTCGCGTCACCGTTAATGGATGCGGACTGCGCGTGTATAGGGGTGCAACATCCGTGCTGATGATGAAGGCTGCGGGCCCCGCTCGCGTTAGGTGAGCAGTGTGGTTGCTCCTGCTCGACGTCCAGCATCCTCCGCAGTGCGAGCCGCGCAGTCGCCTCGTTTGAGAAGAGGGCCACCGTGCCAGAGGGATAAgtgggggaagaggaggagccggGACTGCCGGGGCCAGCCGCACAAGCTGCCGAAAGTAGCctcgcagcggtggcgtggcCATTACCAAGgatgccgccaccaccgtcttGGGGTTCAAAGGTGTCCAGGCACACCAGCGGGCTATTCCGTACGGCGTACATGAACTGCACATATGGTGTCGTGCCAAAAATTTGCTCATACAGCGAGTGCCACCGATGAAGAAAGGTGCGATTATCCAAGCTGCAAAGGGCACGACAGAGCACGCCGTAGGCCTCTCGATACGAGAAGCGCGAAGACGTGGCAGTGACCACGTAGTAGTGCTTCAGTGCATCGTGCTGCGGCTCATCGGGGTGCACGTCATCGATGATAAAGTAGTAGATACACCCACGAGACTCCGCGGTGACAAGTTTGCCCAGCTCCAtgggctgcgcagctgctgctccaacacgcgccgccacggcacgGAGCACCAACAAAAATCAGTCACAGGAGAGTGATGCAGATTTTTAAACAGTTCTCACTCCAAGGCTCGATCGCCCTCCTTGCTGTGGCGCTTCGTTTGTATGTGCGGGTTGCGCAGTAGACCACAAAGCTTGAATTCAGCGACGACGtgggcacacacaaacactcagccagagagagagatggagcgggggaggagagccCCAGGTGTGTTCGctggagagaagaggagaacaaAGAaatggaggagggcgggagAACGTAATCCAGTTTTTCTTCCTCAGTGGTAGTGCGTATGGGCCGTCCGCACTTCGCAGCAGAGAACGCCGAGTTGGTGCGCTCCTCCAACATCAGGGTGAAAACAAGAGCTGCTTCACGTTCGACCACCCCACAGCCTCGCAGGTGCGTATTCCCGTACGGCATCACCGCTGCATTTCGACAAAGAACGCTAGCATTGCAGAAATGGTGCAAGGACGGGGCTGCAACAGCGATGTAATTTTtgtgtctttttttttctcgtcaGGGAACACTGTACCGTTAACTGTGAACAGCGcaagcagcaccaccacgaccaACAAAGAGGCAGATCACGACACCGCACCACATCCAGTGAACGTCACCCTACTTCTCTGTCTCTGGTCTTATTCCCCTCAccccggcggcgcagcgacacagagagaaaagacatcagcagaggcagagagaaTGTAAGGCAAAAACTGGAAGGACCTTCCAAAGCCGGAAGGGTAATGCTACGTGCTGAGCGTCGGTGAACTGGGTGCGTCCAAAGGAAATGCAGAGGGCGCTAGCTTCGCGTCCGGGGGCCGCAGCATCGCGATGGGGGCACCGTATCGCTTCGTCTCCAGTGCCTGCAGCTCGTTCGCCAGCTCTGGCTCCTGAGGAGCGGGGTTGTCAGAAAGAGGATTCACGGACCCGGCAGTGGCGTAGTTGGCGAGCCGAACGCCCAGCTGGCGACCGCCATTGCACTCGTAGTAAGCCTCGCGACTTCCGAGGAAAGCCCACGGCGTTGGCTGCATGGCTGTGTCAAGAATGTCGGGAAAGTACGGAATCGTGTAAGCCTTCACAAGAAAGGCGAGCGGCTTGTCTGCCTCGTACCTGCCCTTCTGCGAAGACTTGCGAGCGCCGACGTTGGGGCGGCGGAAGTACATATCGGCGCGTGGGGCAACGAATTGGGATTGGAACAGATAAGGGTTTTCCGGCGCCTCTGGGCACCGCATAATGTTTGCCTTGGGGTGCTTTGTAGGGACGACGTGAcgcggccaccgcagcggaTTGCGCCAGGGGCTGGTCGCATCCACATACTGGAGAAGCGGACGATTGCGGAGCGTCCTCACGACCCGCTCGTACGCCATCTGTGTCACGTGATCTTTGAACACGACAGGGATATGTGTCGAGGATGATGACGCGTCTCGCGAAGCATCGACGGGAAGAGGTACTTCCTCTGGCGGAAGTGCGAGTTCGACAAGCAACGATTCCGCCGTGCTTGCACGGgcaggcgccggcgcgaCAGCCGCGCTAGTGCCgtcgtccgccgccgcaaaCTCCGCCGACTCTGCCTCGCTGTACCGTagctcctcctctgtcgcCTCGGTCACTAAGCTGGCATCCTCTGCCGTCCCCATCGCTGCGTCAGCGACGCTCGCACCCACCGAGCTGTCGCCGGCGCGCTCTCTCAGGCGAACCTCTTCATTCCACTCTCGTGTTTCATCATCGACCTGCGACGGCGCGATGGCGAGGGGGCGAATCGTGCTCAGCTCTTTTTGGGAAAACAACCGAGCCgacagccgctgcgcttcaGTCAGCGTGAGTCGCTCCGTCGGCAGCGTGTGCACCGAGCTCATGACCATATCATACCGCAGCGTGTCGATGCCACCCATGTGGAAGGCGCTGGTGACCAGCACCGGATGGTGGATGCCGTGGTAGATGAGCTCCTTGCGTATGTCCTCCATGTGCACTGTCCGAATGGCCCGGTCATTGATCTGGTCCGCCTTGGTAAGGACAATGGTGAAGTTGGGCACCTCGCGTGCGAGAAACTGTAGCAGGTCGATGTCCTGAATGTAGAGTCCATGTTTGTAGTGAGTGTCCATGCAGTAGTAAAGCATCTTCAAACTGGGCTGGCACCGAGCAAAGTTGCGCAGGAgcacggcgtgctgcagcaccgtcgacCACGGCACAGATGTACCGCCGCACCCCGGCAGATCAACAACGTTGAAAACGCCGCCCACATTAAAGAAGTTCATGGCGTCTCGGCGAAGGTGCCGATTGGAGCGGCCCACCTCGCGCGCGGAGCGGAAGAGTGAGCGCAGCAAGGACGTCTTGCCACACTTTTCTCGGCCAgcgagggcgacgagggGTGTGGCGGGGTTGCCGTCGGGGACGAAGCCGATGTTCATGGCGCTCGCCACGTGACGGTGACCTTTGGAGAAGATCTGATCAGCTAGCTGCGCTATAATCAAATCACGGCTACTGGTGACCTCCTTCAAAGAACGTTGAACCTCGGCCTCCTTGCTTGCAATGTTGCGACGCCGCTGAAGAGTGCGTTCTCGCAGGCGATGCTTCCACTGCTGTCGCGTTGCCTCTGTCGGCTTGTGCATGTACCGACTCCCAGCGCTGTGTGTTGCGACCGAGTTGGtcagcgcggtgctgcacagGCGCAAAAGAGAACACGAATACATGGTGTAGAGGTGCCGTGTAGTGGTGTAatgtagtgtgtgtgtgtgtgtgtgtgttctggTTTGCTGGGCTTCACTCAGCCTCGTCCTTGTCACTGTTGCCAAGCGCGGCCTTGCTGGTATGTGAGACGGTAAAGGGCATGGAAAGAGGAACTGGGACGAGGTAGTTGTTGTGGTTGGACCACGCATGTAAGGAGGGGAAAAAGAGAGCGAACAGTGCGACAAGTTGCGGTGCGACAGGGCATGATGGAAGCCTGGTGATGAGACAAGGTAAGATCAGTGGGAAGGGATCGGGAGGGCATGCGGGTCGCACctcccccaacacacacgcacacacacaagaccTACATTGCTTTTCATCACCGTCGTGATAGCTCGTAcagaaaggaagagagagggcagtGACAGTGTGTATCACCTCTTACTTAGCCACCGTAAGCAATGCTGTGTGCTCTTCTACTTGTGCTGCCGTTTTCGCCAGCTCTTATTAGGGGGTGAGCAATGCAGAAAAGCAGTCGTGCACATTCACGTTCTATTGTGGCACacacccaaacacacacacacacacacagagaagacAGGCGTGGATCGCTGTTTTTCACCCTGCTTATGCTTGCATCCACGACGCGGTGCCTCGGGTGGCGCTGCAACCCGTCTGTCTGGGTACAGGATTGACAGCACCACGAAGCCCGTTtcagcagacgcgcacgcgcatgggCGTACTCGACAGTCGGGCTTGCAGAGACGCACCCaagatgagagagagagagagaaagcccACTCTACCGCATTGAACCTAGTAAACATCAAGGGGACATCTGCCGCCTCTGCATGCACAGAGAACGGTGAAACAATATGGATGTACTGCGTCACacacaaaaaacaaaacatgCGCATCGATAGAACACGTCGGAAGGCAAAACCAGGAAGAGCTGGCGAGCGCAATGCAGCAAGCAACTGACATGCCCCGTCATCGAAAGGGAACCAAAAATGAGCGTTTCCATCTGTCTTGTTTacatcgttttttttttcttctttccttGTCGTTTGCACGCAGGGCGTGCGCTACCACAACATGACTTGACGCGTgccacgcccccccccgtcgCATCTCCCCCGCGACAGCAACTCAGAATGCGCCGAAGCACACGTAGTGCTTGTCATcccagcggcgcagcgcattcGAGTATtgcaggtgcagcgggtCCGGGCTTGACATTTTCCACGGATCAACGTGCGCCATCCACTCGAGCGCGGCTGGCACTCTGTTCACAAAGGCGGCGAAAGCGCAGTTGCCCACCATACGCAGCATGGCACTGCGGCTGCCTAGCGATGGCTCCGCCGGTGTAAAGCTGGACTGGGAGGACCACAGATAGTAGTCGaggagcaccagcagcgcataCTGCTCCGCTAATTGGGTTGCGCGAACGATGGCGGGTGACGGCTTGATTGCCGCTTCCGCCTCCTGTACCGCGGAGCGAAGAAGCGCCACGAGGTTTAGCTGCGGGAGCGGCGCGCAGTTCATAACGTGTGAAACGTGTTGTACAGCAGCTTGCACTCCTGTGCTCTGCATCGTCGTCCGTGAACCGGAAGGGGtgggcagcgccgtctctAGCACCTTGTGAAACTCTGAGAGAAACGGAACATGTGCGTCACTCGGCACGCCATCGAGCTGTGCGCCGGGGGAGCCTTCAGATGCTGCTCTTGACTTTTTATGAGGCCTGACGGGGATCTCACGCATGTCGTGCAGCCGGAACGCgaggagcgcagcggcaagcgCGTAGAAGCCCTGCGACGGTAAGTCCATGGCCAGCACCAGCAAGGGCGAGTGGGTCGCCTTCTGCAGAGCTGTGGCAATGCGGTCAAGAAATGCATCGAGATGTTCGAGGACTGTGGGCCCGGCGAAGAAGCGCATCGagacgcgcgtgtgcttaAATGGACTCCCTGAGAGTGCGGCACTCACCTCCTTAGCGACGTCGTCTGCTGTGAGAACTCGAAACACATGCTTCGAAAGCGCGTCAGTTGCTTCCCACTCGACGTTCGGCAGGACCGCCAAAGAGCGCACCTCAGGTCTGGCGTTGATGGAAAcgcgtgccgccgtcgtgcggCTAGAGTTGAATGCGCCTGCGCTGGCGCGTGATGCGGTGACGATGGAGGCAGTGCGCGAACAGCtacgccgcgccgccgaggagcgttcctgcgccaccgcccccaTCACCGGGTCCCATTCCTCACTGCTTAGAACAGAGCGGTGCCACGGGTTGGCGGAAGCAGAGACACTCCCGCTGAGCTCTGAGCGTGGGGTGCTAGCCTCGTGACCAGTCTTCCCCTTGCACGGATCTGCAGCACTGTCCCTGTGACTTTGGCGCAGTACCTCCCTTACCAACGTGGCCGACGGCGACAGTGTTGTGAAGGCCTCGGTGGCCGTGCCGCCCGTGCGCACTCGTGCCCTGTAGTACACCATGCCACTCTCTGTGGAGAGGCTTTCCTGAATGTGGTGTTTCAGgccggcgtctgcggcgcGGGCAAGATCCCCCTGCATCCACttctgcaccgctgcggcggcttgCACAGCCAGCGAGGCCGGTGTCACGctgtcgccgacggcggcaccttccgcagcgcgcgtgcCGGTCAGCTGTTGTGTGGCAATACCTAGGCGAGGTACAAAGGAGTCGTAAGGCGGTACACCCTCGACCTGCTGCGTGTCGAGGCGTAGCACCGCGGCCACCGGTGTATCGTCCACGCAGCAAAGCGGAAAACTGGCGGTGGTCATCCACTCAACGAGCGGTGACGgggcgtcagcggcgcggtCACGCGTGCTTTgaagcagcaccgtcacctcCTGTACCCACTCTTTTCGGGGGAGTAGCGGCTGCTGTGAAATGTAGAGTTGAGGCGCGACGCTGAACACCGTCGGCTccgccggcggtgccgcgggcGCGGCAGTGTCGCTCGCTGAGAGAAAGCGCGGGGCAATCAACAAGGCCTCGTTTGCAGCGAGCTGGTCGCGCACAACACGGCTCATCGAGCTCTCTGTTGCGCTGTGGCTACTGCTCACTCCAGGGCTACGGGTGTTGCCCTGCTGTGCATCCTGGACTGCATCGGTGGCCGTCATTTGCACCGCCCGAAGAATCAGGGAGCACCTGTGTGGGGTAGAGAGCCACCCAAGTACGGCGCCGTGCATCTGACGCATGTAGGCAGAGAACGATGTTGGCAACCCTTTCGGGTGACGTTGTCGCAGCTCTGCGTAAGCCACGTGAAACAGGTTGAGGCACACTGACTTGATTCCATCATAGGCTCGACGTTGCAACACTGACATGCCAGGGCTGTCcatgagcagctgcacgttTTCATGAAGCGAAGTGCActgcgcgagggcgagaTAGTCTCTCAAGCGCTGAAGCAAGTTCAagtgcagccgcggctgtgTCGCCCTCCATGGCGGGAGTAGCAACTCCTCCTGCACCCAGCCTTCTCTAACGTACTCGCCGCCCatggcgctgccgttgcccgACTGCTCCGTGtctccaccgccttcgcgATGCTGGACTGGCCGATAGatccagcagcggcggctctccGGAGCGGGAGAGATGGCATAGTCACCCCAAAGAGAGCCGAAGGCGTCACCTTCGCGGAAAAGACGCTCGAGGCAGGCGCGCAAAAGGGGCGGCAGGATGTGGTCCTCGGGCGACTCTGACATCCTGGGACCTTTCCAGCTCGTTTTCAGAGGTGACTTGGTGACGACTGCACCAGAGGCGCTATGAAGcgcctcgcgcgcctccgcgtagctgcggcgcctgcggTAGCCGCGATAGACGGACTGAATGAGTGTTGCCGCCGCATGCTCGAGACGGcgcacgacgacgaggaaCACGTCATCCTCCGCCTGATGCGCTGCGGTGTAGGCTAACAACCCGCGCTTGGCAGGTTTTGCAGCAGGAAATTTTTCTGCGGCGGTGGTTGGCGTCGCGCCGTcgacgagagagaaaggccCGGTGGGCTGGTCAGAGCGTGTCTTGGAGTCGACGGAGGAGGACCACTTAGGCACTGAGTTCACCGTGCGCGGTGCACCGGAGGAtgtgtggcgctgccgctgcacctttGCCCAGTACTCCCTCGCGTACGCGAAAGTGTACGTCCGTTTCCGCTTCATCTGGGCGGCGCGGTAAGCCTGCAAGGATGCTCGCTGCGCGGCTTCGTAGAGAGGGCCGTAGCTGGCGAGCAACCGTGCGTATGTGAGGTGCGCTGACTCCGGCTTGTAGGACACGAAAAGGACGGATGGAAGCCTCCAGCGAGGCGGATGTGTGGGGCTGTCGGATGTGGAGGCGTCTGTCGCCTGCGTCGCCGTTTTCAGCGCGCCATCGAGCGTGTCGAAGATGGAGAGGTAATCTCCCtgaaaggaggggaggaagctCACTCGCACCGCAGACGCTgcctcagcggcggctgcgcgaaTCTCACTGTCGAAGTCACGTACATTCTCAGCTCCCAGAGCTTCCTGCAAGGCTGTGATGagtggcagcgccgtctgGTTGACAGGCTTCCCGGTAGCGCTCCCGCAGCGGTACGCGACACCTTGGTAGAAAAACGCGCCGGTATTCGGAGCAGGGCACTCGATGAAAAGTagcagtggcgccgctggaTCTATCATGTGAAGCTGCCGCAGACACGAAGATACCTCATAGGACGGAATGGCCTCTCGATACTGTACGGCTGGAAAaacgggcggcggcgctgtagcctctgccgccggcggcatgcctgcggcgcagcggaagTCGTGTGCCAGTGGACGCAGTTCATACTTCACGCCATTCCCCAGACGGACTGAAGGGGAGGCTGTCAACTGAAGGTGTTTCGACGGTTCACCTTGCAGTTGCTTAGCCTGTGCTTCAGTGCGCACCGGCTTCTGATTGTTGGAGGCATCCTGTTCAGCCAACTGCCGAAGAGAGTGCGCGAAAAACTTAATAGGGTCGCATGGCTTGTCTTGGAGGCACTTCTCGAGGGTGAGGCGCACTTTCTCCCCGAGGTGGCGATCCATGTAGATGGCTGCTTCTGCGGCTGTGCCTGTCATAGGCGGCGATGATGAGTGTTGCATCACGCCAGCTGGCGAGGGATCCCCCCGCATGAGTGCAAGCGAGAGCGTGGAAACAAAaaccaagagagagagagagggggcgagcGACGCCTCAGATCAGAACACCCAGAGAACTACGGCTCAGAAAGAGTAGTTCGAACAACACAGCATGCGTAGCGAACAAAACAGAGCCgtcggggagggaggggggcagacAGAGGAGAAGCAGGGAAGACATCAAGATGATACGCCAGAGTAGTAGGCCATTCGCCACAGCCTTTTCCTTTGAAGCTCCTGATCTCCGTGTACGTTGTCGTGCTTACTCTGCTCCTCAGCTTCACCCAAAGCTCTCCTGCAGGTACCGCAAGAGTCAGCCATTGTCGCAGATGAGAGATACTCGTTCACTTACTTCGCAACGTCGGCACTTCCTGCTCGACAAGAAATGCAAAGAGGGACAGATTATCTCTCCATGGGAGGTGGCTCTCTAGTCACCTGAATCGACGCGCACACctccgtgtctgtgtcttttgttttgttgttcaAACGGGCGTGTGTGCCACTGTCCACAAACGCGATCCTGACAACACCCTCAGAGACCGCTCCACAATATTCGTAGTACTGGTGATAAAAAGTGACAAACATAAAGTTGTATCGTTTTCTTGTGTCTTTTTGtgtgaaagagagagagtcgcTCCAACATGACGACCGGTGCCGAAACTCAAGAGCTCTTTCGACCGGCTCGTCAACTTCGGCTGAAAATCGTCACTTTAAAGGTCCTCCTTTTCTGTGATCAACGCCCTATTAAGCGTCAAGAGAGTCTAGCaatgaacacacacacaaccacagctcacccgcctctgcggcaccacggctACACTCTGGTCGTCAAGGACACACCGCCCTGCCGCAAAATCGAGCCACGCGCCTCGGGCGCCGGACGGACCCCACTGGGGTCCGCATGCCTCGATCCAAGCGGGTCGCGTACAGCGTCCTGCGCTCCACAGGggcagtggcgacggcgtctctgtcgccgcgcgggacagagggcggcgccaccgtgcacgccgcacgagctcgacgaggaggcgggaCAGCCGCAGGGCAGGGGGCCCTCTGAGACCCGGCCTGCgtgtcgtcctcctccgcccagAGCCGCTGCAAGTTGCGCTATTCCGTGATGTGGCGCGGTGACTCGTCGCATGGGTGTCTGCAGGGCTCGGTGGTGCTCTCGTCATGCttccggcgtctgcgcctcatcagcccacCCCGTCGGGATGTAGAGGGGCTGCCGCATGCCTCGCAGGCATGCTCGCCGGGGGGTGATCGGCATGCGCCGCTtcgcgcccctccctcgcgcACCGCTGACCGCCGGATGCTTTGCCTGGGTGTGGTACGCCGTGCCAGCTGCGCTCcacagcgcctgcgcgcccTTCAGAGCCGCGAGGCGGAGTccaggcggggggggggggcggatatgcatgtgtgccgGCCCCGCGTAGAGCTCCCGGCTCGGCGCGCTGAGGATACGCAGAGGGGGTGCCGATGGCAGGGATGAACACCAGACGAGGGAGACCCAATGCAGCGCTAGCGAGACGCTTAAGGTCACTCGGAGCGAACTGGTCGCGTGAAACGGAGTCTGGTTCGAGCGCGAGAGGCGCAAAAATGTTGCATAGCATATCGCGCACAACGCAGGGCCGAACGTCCTCTGAGCGAAacacagggggaggggggcgggtggcAC
Proteins encoded in this window:
- a CDS encoding conserved hypothetical protein (previous protein_id=AAZ14500.1); the encoded protein is MTGTAAEAAIYMDRHLGEKVRLTLEKCLQDKPCDPIKFFAHSLRQLAEQDASNNQKPVRTEAQAKQLQGEPSKHLQLTASPSVRLGNGVKYELRPLAHDFRCAAGMPPAAEATAPPPVFPAVQYREAIPSYEVSSCLRQLHMIDPAAPLLLFIECPAPNTGAFFYQGVAYRCGSATGKPVNQTALPLITALQEALGAENVRDFDSEIRAAAAEAASAVRVSFLPSFQGDYLSIFDTLDGALKTATQATDASTSDSPTHPPRWRLPSVLFVSYKPESAHLTYARLLASYGPLYEAAQRASLQAYRAAQMKRKRTYTFAYAREYWAKVQRQRHTSSGAPRTVNSVPKWSSSVDSKTRSDQPTGPFSLVDGATPTTAAEKFPAAKPAKRGLLAYTAAHQAEDDVFLVVVRRLEHAAATLIQSVYRGYRRRRSYAEAREALHSASGAVVTKSPLKTSWKGPRMSESPEDHILPPLLRACLERLFREGDAFGSLWGDYAISPAPESRRCWIYRPVQHREGGGDTEQSGNGSAMGGEYVREGWVQEELLLPPWRATQPRLHLNLLQRLRDYLALAQCTSLHENVQLLMDSPGMSVLQRRAYDGIKSVCLNLFHVAYAELRQRHPKGLPTSFSAYMRQMHGAVLGWLSTPHRCSLILRAVQMTATDAVQDAQQGNTRSPGVSSSHSATESSMSRVVRDQLAANEALLIAPRFLSASDTAAPAAPPAEPTVFSVAPQLYISQQPLLPRKEWVQEVTVLLQSTRDRAADAPSPLVEWMTTASFPLCCVDDTPVAAVLRLDTQQVEGVPPYDSFVPRLGIATQQLTGTRAAEGAAVGDSVTPASLAVQAAAAVQKWMQGDLARAADAGLKHHIQESLSTESGMVYYRARVRTGGTATEAFTTLSPSATLVREVLRQSHRDSAADPCKGKTGHEASTPRSELSGSVSASANPWHRSVLSSEEWDPVMGAVAQERSSAARRSCSRTASIVTASRASAGAFNSSRTTAARVSINARPEVRSLAVLPNVEWEATDALSKHVFRVLTADDVAKEVSAALSGSPFKHTRVSMRFFAGPTVLEHLDAFLDRIATALQKATHSPLLVLAMDLPSQGFYALAAALLAFRLHDMREIPVRPHKKSRAASEGSPGAQLDGVPSDAHVPFLSEFHKVLETALPTPSGSRTTMQSTGVQAAVQHVSHVMNCAPLPQLNLVALLRSAVQEAEAAIKPSPAIVRATQLAEQYALLVLLDYYLWSSQSSFTPAEPSLGSRSAMLRMVGNCAFAAFVNRVPAALEWMAHVDPWKMSSPDPLHLQYSNALRRWDDKHYVCFGAF
- a CDS encoding conserved hypothetical protein (previous protein_id=AAZ14499.1), which encodes MHKPTEATRQQWKHRLRERTLQRRRNIASKEAEVQRSLKEVTSSRDLIIAQLADQIFSKGHRHVASAMNIGFVPDGNPATPLVALAGREKCGKTSLLRSLFRSAREVGRSNRHLRRDAMNFFNVGGVFNVVDLPGCGGTSVPWSTVLQHAVLLRNFARCQPSLKMLYYCMDTHYKHGLYIQDIDLLQFLAREVPNFTIVLTKADQINDRAIRTVHMEDIRKELIYHGIHHPVLVTSAFHMGGIDTLRYDMVMSSVHTLPTERLTLTEAQRLSARLFSQKELSTIRPLAIAPSQVDDETREWNEEVRLRERAGDSSVGASVADAAMGTAEDASLVTEATEEELRYSEAESAEFAAADDGTSAAVAPAPARASTAESLLVELALPPEEVPLPVDASRDASSSSTHIPVVFKDHVTQMAYERVVRTLRNRPLLQYVDATSPWRNPLRWPRHVVPTKHPKANIMRCPEAPENPYLFQSQFVAPRADMYFRRPNVGARKSSQKGRYEADKPLAFLVKAYTIPYFPDILDTAMQPTPWAFLGSREAYYECNGGRQLGVRLANYATAGSVNPLSDNPAPQEPELANELQALETKRYGAPIAMLRPPDAKLAPSAFPLDAPSSPTLST